CGTCCGTGTCGTGCACCGTCTCCATCGTCAGGGCAGTGGTCGTGCCCGAGAGGAGCAGCTCCGCCGCCGCGAGGCGGGTCGACGCACGCAGGGTCCGGGGAGTGTGGGCCGCTTCCATCGGCCAGACGCGCTTGCGCAGCCATTCGAGCAGCGGCATGTCGTCGGCATAGCCGCGGAACAGCGTCTGGCACAGGTGCACGTGGGTCTGGACGAGGCCGGGCAGCAGGTAATCGCCGCCCGCGTCGATGACGGCGCCGTGCGGCCCGGGCGGCTCCGCGCCGACGCTGGCGATCCGGCCGCCGCGGATCGACACCGATCCCTGCACGATGTCGAGCGCATCGTTCATCGTGAGAATCGTGGCGTTGCGGATCAGGATCGAGCTTTTCTCTGCCACTTCAGCGAGGCCGCCGACACGTCCTTGCCGTGCCGGATCGCGATGAGCTCAGCGAGGATGCTGACGGCGATTTCGGCGGGGGTGATCGCGCCGAGGTCGAGGCCGATCGGCGCGTGCACGCGGGCGAGGCATTCGAGCGGCATGCCTTCGGCTTCGAGCGCGTCGAAGATCCGCGCGATCTTGGCGCGGCTGCCGATCAGGCCGACGTAGCGGAGGTCGCGTGCCGCCAGCGCGCGCAGCGCTTCGAAGTCGTGCGTATGGCCCCGGGTGACGACGACGGCATAGGCGGACGGCGGCAGGTCGGCGCGATGCAGCCAGGCGCCGATGTCGTCCACCTCGATCGTCTCCGCCGTGGGAAAGCGTTCGGCGTTGGCGAACTTCTCGCGATCGTCGATGACGTGAATGCGGAATCCGGCGTCGGCCGCCATCCGCGCGAGGTGCCAGCCGACGTGTCCGGCGCCGACGATGTAGAGCGCCGGGGCCGGCGCGATGGGATCGATGTAGACGTCCATCTGTCCGCCGCAGATCAGCCCGGATTCCTGGACGAAGTCGTCGTTCAAGTCGTACGACACGAGGAGCGGCCTGCCGCCGGCGATGGCCTCACGGGCGCGTCCGATGGCGTCGCTCTCGTAGCAGCCGCCGCCGATGGTGCCGACGATCCGTCCATCGGCGAAGACGAGCATCTTCGCGCCGGTGCGCTGCGGCGTCGACCCGTTGGAGCGGACGATCGTCACCAGCGCCGCGGGCTCGCCCCGCTCGAGCGCGGCCGCCGCCGCCGGAAGCACCAGTTCGTTCAGATCA
The DNA window shown above is from Vicinamibacterales bacterium and carries:
- a CDS encoding XdhC/CoxI family protein; this encodes MLPAAAAALERGEPAALVTIVRSNGSTPQRTGAKMLVFADGRIVGTIGGGCYESDAIGRAREAIAGGRPLLVSYDLNDDFVQESGLICGGQMDVYIDPIAPAPALYIVGAGHVGWHLARMAADAGFRIHVIDDREKFANAERFPTAETIEVDDIGAWLHRADLPPSAYAVVVTRGHTHDFEALRALAARDLRYVGLIGSRAKIARIFDALEAEGMPLECLARVHAPIGLDLGAITPAEIAVSILAELIAIRHGKDVSAASLKWQRKARS